The following is a genomic window from Mya arenaria isolate MELC-2E11 chromosome 4, ASM2691426v1.
gtagtttatactccgggttcCGGCGTGAACATTCTtggcacattgaagggtcccagagtgacagttcagcCATCGCaaacctatcctgggcagaaccagtacaaGGTgtcttcacctctgcaaggaatcTTCTTTACATGCCAGTCTAGTGGTACTGTAACAGTGcaaatggtcgtagaaaggatttcttaaccaatcacaacagaagtgacctggtccgcccgggaatcgaaccgtggttgtccgattcagagtccaacgctctaccgattgggATAACCGGGCGGAGTGTGATAgcggtggtggtgttagtagtttatactccgggtcccggcgtgagcacattgaagggtcccagagtgacagttcgaccaccgcacacctatcctgggcagaaccagtactaggtgccttcacctctgcaaggaactgacaacttctgtacatgccatgggcagtggtacagtgcgaatggtcgtagaaaggatttcataaccaatcacaacagaagtgacctggccCGCCCGgtaatcgaacccgggttgtccgattcagagtccaacgctctaccgattgagctaaccgggcggactgTGATAGCGAAGACATTTTGTTACAATATATAGATAAGTGACccaatatggggtcaccgcgtgaccaatccttgaccaatggcgttgcgtaaATCAttttggaggcgtgatataaacaaattcataGGTCAAAACTGAAATTTGGACTTGAGTTAGTGTATTAGTAGCGTAATGTCAATTTCATGACGTCACAGGGTAACAGTGCGGCAGAGGTAATAGTGCGGGTTGATAGTATATATATGCCCTGCCGCTTTTACTAGTTGTTCTAAACTTGATATGAGGTACAGTcgaacccgttggctcgaactcacagggaccgtcgaaaatacctcgagcctcggataGTTCGAGTCAATCAGAAAGTTTAACCTTCAGTAAATGGAAAGGTctttaacatccagttcgagctaAAGAGGAATTCGAGCCGAGTTTAGGGATTTTTGGTACGGTTGCCCGCTAGACTGATCTAGTATTAtgggtgtccgcctctcacccattACGTTGTGGGTACGGTCCCAACCAGGTAGAGACTGATGTAGTATAATAGGCGTCCATCTCTCACCTAACGGGTTCTGGGTTCGATCCCAACCAAGGGGTGGGGGCTGATCTAGTGTAATTggtgtccgcctttcacccaagaggttgtgagtATGGTCCCCACTAGGTGATACTGGACTGATACTGTCGACCTCTCAATCAAGAGGGTTTTGGGTATGATCCCCACCAGGGCGAGACTGGTCTAATATAATGGTCGTCCGCCTATCCCACAAGATGATGTTAGTACGGTTCCCACCAGGCTGAGTTAGGCGTCCATTTTTCACCCAAGAAGCTATGGCTCCAGGCTGCTATTCCCATCAGGGTGAGGCTGCTCTGGTGTTATGGGTGTCCGCCCCTCACATAACTCGGTGTTGGTTCCATCCACACCAAGGATACTTTCTTATGTCctctaaaacaaacaaacatcagtcatacataaaaacaaacctCGCTAATTACTACAACATGTATTAAGTTTCTTTATTTATGAACACAGCGATTTCACTAATAATTAACCACTCATTTTGTGATTCAAGAACCCGAATCCGTAAACAATTCACTGATGCATTATGGACAACAGAATTCATTTTGTCACTATCAATAAACAAATGTCCGCCTTCAAAGTCGTCAAGTTTCTTAAAATTATCACAGTTTAGATTTTCACCGGTATCAGAGTAATGACTACTGAATTCTAGACAGccattttgtaaattgtcaCGTGCATGATCCTTGTTACCCGTCTCTATGACAACACGTGACATTCGCTGCGGAGTTTCAAACACGATGGTAAAGGTGTCATTAATTTTCGCGGGTCCGATGCTCCAAAAAAAGCCAACGTCAAGGCTGTAAGCCATATTTGCTGGGAAATCGGTACTTTGCTCTAGACTGGTGTAAATTTTGCTCGGTGGATTATCGCCTTTCCATTTTTTGGGAGGCATATTGAAAAAGTCATCCTGAAGAGGTTGGATCTTCTTGTCCAGACTAGAATGGTACCCAAGATGTTGGAAAAGAGTCGGCTTACGTAAGGCTGATCTACGACCAGAAAGAATgttaaaatacacataaatgtaGTCTACTGGTTGAGAGCTATTAAAAATTAAGAACATAGCTGACAGACCCATGAGATCCCGAGAATGATACATCTTTCCTATAAATCCAAGTTTTGAAAACTCTAAACAAACCCAATTGTCATCTGACTGGTTTTCGACGTAGCCCATTATTGCACTGTAATAATTATCACTAGGAATGACGTCGTCCTCCATTTGAACGTAAAATTCGGATAAGTGGCGACAATATGTCATTAAATACGCATAATCATAATTTTGTTTCGTCCGCCAGTATAGGTAAGAGTCATTGGTATTAGTCAAATCGGCATAGAACGATTCCGGTGCCTGAATTACGAGCAAAGAATCGGTCTTTACAAGATAGGAATAGTTGGCAAGAAGATCATTCTTCATGGAGTTTTTCCATTCGCTGTTGTTTAGATCAGCCAGAAACACTACGAAAATTATTTCCTTTCTCTGTTCTTCTGTCGTTTTGTTGACCATACCCCGGAACATCTTCTGGAAGTAGTTTTCCGACGGACGCTTGACGGTCGGGATACCAAAGGTGGTTCTTTCTGGGAGAtggaagaaaacaacaacattaaatgtgAATGGCATGCTTCAGTGCGTTGAAGAGGATATAATGACAGCTTTGTGTGTAGTTGTAAATGTGTAGTTTCAAAAGTGTAGATGAAAAATGTATAGCTTTGAATGTGTAGCTGTAAATGGGTAGCTGTAAATTTGTGGCTGTAATTGTGTTGTTGTAAATATGTGTGGTTTCAAATGTGTGGTTGTTAATGTGTAGctgtaaatgtgtatttgttaatgtgtattTGTAAACGTGTAGCTGTAAACGTGtagtttcaaatatattattgtaaatgtgTAGCTGTAAATGTGCATATGTAAATGTGTAGctgtaaatgtgtatttgtaaatgtgtaGCTGTAAATGTGTATATGTAAATGTGTAGCTGTAAATGTGCATATGTAAATGTGTAGctgtaaatgtgtatttgttattgtgtagTATCAAATTAGTGGTTGTAAATGTGTAGctgtaaatgtgtatttgtaaatgtgtagctgtaaatgtgtatttgtaaatgtgtagctgtaaatgtgtatttgtaaatgtgtaGCTGTAAATTTGTAGTTGAAAATGTGTAGTTGTAAATGTGTAGTTGTAAATGTGTAGCTGTAAATGTAGGACTCCGTTCCCAACAAACGACTCCGGACAGTCGTAGTTACAAATTATATCCTATacgttttgaaaacatatatcttAATTGTGTCACTGGTAGTTCTTTCcacaacaataaacacattaCCATTATTTAAAGTGAGTCATCAGTCAAGTAGTGTTTTCAGTTTATACTTACATCACTACACTTTGCCAGACTGACTTGAAGTAATTAAAATATACCGTATTTCTTgttgtggttttatttttatttcgattGAAACATCATTACATTGTCTTTTCTTTCCCATAAACACCTGCTCATACGTTtcataaatatcatttgaatattcatgTATACTTATATTCTGTTTTCCCCctttatattgtaaacacaATAATCATAAAGAAAACCGCTGTTCTGGAGTGGTATTCAATACGAGTCTTAATTGGGTCTAAGAACGGTGTAGCTAATCGGGTTTCCCGATATAAACAATGGATCTTTACAGTGAATTGAATCAATGATGTATGGTCATaagatttattcaaaatgcatatTGGCTACTAACCcagtaatacatgtattgtgCATATTCAAATAGTATTTCTTACTTTTCGGGAATGATTCCACACGTTCTATCATCGTAGTGGTTTCACGTAAACCCTGAAAAAACGATatcaatatttgacaaaaaataaataagcaacAGCATAAAATGTCACTTATCTTTTAACAACTATCAATTTAGCTTTTGGCATCACAGAATTACGAGGTATTTGTTTCAGTCACAGAATGTCGAGGTGCACGTATTGGTCACAGAATGTCGTGGTGCACTTATTGGTCGCAAAATGTCGAGGTGCACGTTTCCGTCACAAAATATCGAGGTGCACATTTTGGTCACAGAATGTCGTGGTGCACGTATTGGTCACAAAATGTCGAGGTGAACGTTTCAGTCAGTAAATGTCGAGGTGCACCTTTCCGTCACAAAATGTCGAGGTGCACGTATTGGTCACATAATGTCGTGGTGCACGTATTGGTCACAAAATGTCGAGGTGAACGTTTCCGTCACAAAATGTCGAGGTGCACGTTTCCGTCACATAATGTGGAGGTGAACGTTTCAGTCACATAATGTGGAGGTGAACGTTTCAGTCACATAATGTGGAGGTGAATATTTCCGTCACATAATGTGGAGGTGAACGTTTCCGTCACCGAATGTCGAGTTACACGTGACCGTCACTGACTATCGAGGTGCACGTTTCCGTCACAGAATGTTGAGGTGCACGTTTCCGGCACATAATGTGGAGGTGCACGTTTCCGTCAAAGACTGCAAAGGTGCACGTTCCGTCACAGAATGTCGAGGTGCACGTTTCCGTCAGAGAATATAAGCAACAGCATAAAAGGTCACTTATCTTTTAACAACTATCAATTTAGCTTTTGGCATCACAGAATTTCGAGGTATTTGTTTCAGTCACAGAATGTCGAGGTGCACGTATTGGTCAAAGAATGTCGTGGTGCACTTATTGGTCGCAAAATGTCGAGGTGCACGTTTCCGTCACAAAGTGTCGAGGTGCACATTTTGGTCACAGAATGTCGTGGTGCACGTATTGGTCACAAAATGTCGAGGTGAACGTTTCAGTCAGAAAATGTCGAGGTGCACCTTTCCGTCACAAAATGTCGAGGTGCACGTATTGGTCACATAATGTCGTGGTGCACATATTGGTCACAAAATGTCGAGGTGAACGTTTCCGTCACAAAATGTCGAGGTGCACGTTTCCGTCACATAATGTGGAGGTGAACGTTTCAGTCACATAATGTGGAGGTGAACGTTTCAGTCACATAATGTGGAGGTGAATATTTCCGTCACATAATGTGGAGGTGAACGTTTCCGTCACCGAATGTCGAGTTACACGTGACCGTCACTGACTATCGAGATGCACGTTTCCGTCACAGAATGTTGAGGTGCACGTTTCCGGCACATAATGTGGAGGTGCACGTTTCCGTCAAAGACTGCAAAGGTGCACGTTCCCGTCACAGAATGTCGAGGTGCACGTTCCCGTCACAGAATGTCGAGGTGCACGTTTCCGTCAGAGAATGTCGAGTTGCACGTTCCCGTCACAGAATGTTGCGGTGCACGTTCCCGACACAGAATGTTGAGGTTCACGTTCCCGTCAAAGAATGTCGAGGTACACGTTCCCGTCAAAGGCTGTCGAGTTGTACGTTCCCGTCACAGAATGTCGAGTTGCACGTTCCCGACACAGAATGTCGAGGTGCACGTTCCCGTCACAGAATGTCGAGGTACACGTTCCCGTCAAAGGCTGTCGAGGTGCACGTTTCCGTCAAAGACTGCCAAGGTGCACGTTCCTGTCACAGAATGTCGAGGTGCACGTTCCCGTCACAGAATGTCGAGGTGCACGTTCCCGTCACAGAATGTCGAGTTGCACGTTCCCGTCACAGATTTTTGAGGTAAACTTTTGCTTTTCAACACCTAGCGTTAcaaaattgttatgttaacattttgttgcatatttacAGTTCGTATCAAAGGCGTTTGttaacagaaaatatttaaaggaatTCGTTCACGATTTATATGGTTAGGTAAAAAAAATCgtgtgaaattaaaaaatgtataagaaaTTTATGTTTGCTGAAAAGGCGTCTGTAACgctattgaatttgaatattttttacttggatttgcaaagtttttttttaatttagtatcTGTCAGTTGctgtttgttgtattttcataaGAGTgggtaaaataatttaatttaatacttatttaaaaaaatcgttttaaactttttttttacacaatctgtgaacgagtccctttaaagttaTTACGTCATGAAGTCAAAATGACGTCACCCAGCAAACGCAACAATCGCGTCGAAACTAAAAGGATACTTACAGCACGTGCAATTTGGTCATCCCTAGACCGCTTTGACTCGATGCTGCGGTGTGTCCTCGTGTTTGCAaaatctgatattaaaaatgaaattaaaatttaaacggATAAAAATTCATCTAATTTCAAAAAACATGACCAATGTGTCATCATACACATGAACTcttgaattggaaaaaaacgaaaatacatatttcacgAGATTCCACGGGATGAAATATATCGCACTGAAACAATCATGTTTTCCCTCTTtcattatatgcataaaaatgGTGATAAAAGTCATTTAATAACACATTTGAGAAAACACGCGCAAATATGTATGCGCACGTAACGTGATTTCGGAAATGATGTCGTTGAAATTATGTCCcagtgcgcgctgacgtttgatttaaaactaaaatttcaaatcagggaaaaatatcaaattggtaTTTTCACTGTATCAAACAATgaaatgtcagatttatttcactaataaatttatagaggatatttgttaatttcagtgtaagatcgtattttatttcatgagtgtcttaaatatagtttttctatggtcacgagtgaaataaaataatttcttacactgaaatcaacacattttctgtttcttttatgcttattttccgagttttatagtattttaatttattttcttaattacccccttttttgaaaagagtgtaatttacgccgctacccgtgggacgcccctcacgcaaattctatatataaaatagcTAATGACGTTACTGTCAATTTTTTCTTTCCTGTTTAATGAGAACAAATTCTCTGATATTCctttttatagttaattattCGATCGTTTTTAATGTaaagattttatgaacagtaatcaatgaagttttattagtgcatCTTTGTTCCccaaaaataacgaaaacacttatatttttaaGCGGGGCATGAAAACATAACCAACTTACTACGCCGccttttattgaatgaaaatttgaaaggtcgaatgtgttTCATGATTCCTGGATATTCAGTCGTCTATAaggaccacgctagtttgttgacaaattttgaggcgtgggggggaggggggggggggggtaaaaaaaatcagttaatctgtaaattgttgtgtgaattctcgaTGAAGTttgtattacaacgacaaacagctcaaaatacatttgaacgatgatataacattatatttatgttcgaacagttgttttcgtctgtaatttgatTGGTATGTAAGCAAATGTTCTAAcgttcagcttcaagatcaagaaaaagtttgaaaaacgggataaccatttATCGAATAAACAGTAAATTGTTAATtaccatctgtatatctttAACTTGTGtaaccttttatttattttattttttttgccaatattttcttgttcaaagtgaagtgtacTGTTTCGATcgaggggaagtaactacaatggattttgaaagtagttctgaaagttgataatTTCACTCCATTTCAcaagtgatattttcact
Proteins encoded in this region:
- the LOC128232520 gene encoding alpha-1,3-mannosyl-glycoprotein 4-beta-N-acetylglucosaminyltransferase C-like; the protein is MKICLTGGYKLIVGVTSATTLILQFVIIYNFANTRTHRSIESKRSRDDQIARAGLRETTTMIERVESFPKKRTTFGIPTVKRPSENYFQKMFRGMVNKTTEEQRKEIIFVVFLADLNNSEWKNSMKNDLLANYSYLVKTDSLLVIQAPESFYADLTNTNDSYLYWRTKQNYDYAYLMTYCRHLSEFYVQMEDDVIPSDNYYSAIMGYVENQSDDNWVCLEFSKLGFIGKMYHSRDLMGLSAMFLIFNSSQPVDYIYVYFNILSGRRSALRKPTLFQHLGYHSSLDKKIQPLQDDFFNMPPKKWKGDNPPSKIYTSLEQSTDFPANMAYSLDVGFFWSIGPAKINDTFTIVFETPQRMSRVVIETGNKDHARDNLQNGCLEFSSHYSDTGENLNCDNFKKLDDFEGGHLFIDSDKMNSVVHNASVNCLRIRVLESQNEWLIISEIAVFINKET